The proteins below are encoded in one region of Glandiceps talaboti chromosome 17, keGlaTala1.1, whole genome shotgun sequence:
- the LOC144448731 gene encoding CD9 antigen-like has translation MAVEGKCMTFIKYSLFVFNLLFWLAGLSILALGLWLRFDVDATKYIDQLQSVENDTAQQYYNGTYILISAGVLVTVVGFCGCWGAIQENKCLLVLFFISLLLIFSLQVTGGIWGYLNIGELENLLETETAKTVSEKYSVDKATRLALDFTQQKLHCCGADDYRDWQKSSQDIPNSCYCHVNCEDLHMLEGEIYRRGCTPALYEFFAHNLYIMGGVGIGVGLVQVLGMIFAVFLCCNIRKSQDDDDGYV, from the exons CTTGCAGGGCTATCAATTCTAGCCCTAGGTCTGTGGCTTCGTTTTGATGTGGATGCCACCAAATACATAGATCAACTACAGTCAGTAGAGAACGACACAGCTCAGCAATACTACAatggtacatatatactaatatCAGCCGGAGTTTTAGTAACAGTGGTTGGATTCTGTGGTTGCTGGGGTGCTatacaagaaaataaatgtttattgGTTTTG TTTTTCATCAGTTTGCTGTTAATATTCTCACTGCAAGTGACGGGAGGCATCTGGGGTTATTTGAATATTGGAGAGTTAGAAAATTTGCTTGAAACTGAGACGGCGAAAACTGTCAGTGAGAAGTACTCAGTTGACAAAGCTACAAGACTCGCTCTTGATTTTACACAACAGAAG TTACATTGTTGTGGTGCTGATGACTATCGTGATTGGCAGAAATCATCTCAGGATATTCCAAATTCTTGTTATTGCCATGTCAACTGTGAGGATTTACATATGTTGGAAGGCGAAATATACCGAAGG GGTTGTACGCCAGCTTTATATGAATTCTTTGcacataatttgtatataatgGGTGGTGTTGGTATTGGTGTTGGCTTGGTTCAG GTTCTTGGAATGATCTTTGCTGTCTTTCTTTGTTGTAACATTCGTAAAAGTCAAGACGATGATGATGGATATGTATAG